The genomic stretch CGGGGTGGGGCTACGAAGAACGGCAGGTCAGCCCGCACTCACCACCACAGGACGATGTACCCGGCGCCGCCCGTGCTGCCGGCGTCGCCTCCCTGGTCTCCGCCGCTCCCGCCGTCGCCGCCGGTGGCCCGGCCCGGTGGTAGGGCGATGATGCCTTGCGGGGCGGGTTCGCCGCCTTGTCCGCCGGGGCCTCCCGAAATCTCGGTGCCCGACTGGCCGTCTCCGCCGGTGGGGCCGGTGCGGGTCACCCCGTCGCCTTGGCACATCGCCGTGCCGCCGGTGCCCCCGTCACCCGGGATGGGGGGAGTTCCTGGTGCGCCCGGCTGCCCGCCCTCAGCGTCCACGAGGGCGGTGGCATCGGGCGCAGTCAGCGTCGTGTCCCCGCCCTCGTCACCGCCATCGCCCGACTCTCCGGCAGCGCCGGCTCCGCCGCCGCTGCCGCCGCCCCCCACGCCGACCGTGTAGGTGCTGCCCGGGCTGACCGACACGACGCACCAGGCCAGACCGCCGGCGCCGCCCCCGCCCGCGCCGGCCCCCGGCCTGATGTCGCCCATGGTGACAGCGCCCGCCCCGCCGCCGCCCCCGCCACCGGCCCCCCATGCCTGGACATGGACGGAGGTGACGCCCGCGGGCGGGACGAACGTACCGTCAGCGAGGAACGCACGCAGTCCGTGGTGACCGGCGGGCCCCGGCGGGCCGGCGGGCCCCATCGGACCGATGGGCCCGGGAGGCCCGGGAGGCCCGGGAGGCCCGGGAGGCCCGGCGGGGCCGGTCGGCCCCTTCTTGCACGGGTGGTGGGCAGACGTCCCGGCCGGTCCGAAGGCACCTTCTCGATCAGGCCGGTTCTTGCCCTTCTCACATGTGTCACCGACAGAAGCACCCACCGCGGTCACGCCCGCCGGGGCCGCCACGACGCGTGCCGTGGCAAGCGCCGGGTCGGCCAGACATGAAAGGACGAGCACCGTGGACGCCATCGCGCCTCCGGCAACCCACCTCCCCCGCCTGGACGGCGGGCCGTGCACGGGGCTGCACCCGGACTCGACACTCATCTGGGGACTTCCTTCTCTTCAGGGGTTCTAAGGCACTCCAGTCAGAGCGAGCTTGCCCCAGGACGGGGGGCACGCGACGGCACCGCCCCTGGACGCGCTCGTGATATCAACGCATTGGCGCATCGGACGAGCCAGCGGCCGTTGGCGTCGTCGGCCGGTACGAACCCACCCGCCCTCACTTTCGACCGCGGGCGATTCTTGCCCGGCGAGACCGCTGATCAGCTGCCGTGAATCCCAGGTGCACGGTAGTGGCGGACAGCGTCGGGTTGTAGGCGCAAGCCCTCGTGCAGGAGGTGCTCGTCGCAGTCGGTCCGGGCAGCCGTCCACTCGACCTCGTCACGGCTCGTCGCGAAGAACAGATGCAGCTCATGTGAGGTGATCAGCAGCTCGAACCGCGGATACGCGGTCCTCTCAATCGAGGTCGCCCGAGTACCTCTTCGACTCGCGGGGCGGTCGTTTTCGGTCAGGCGCGAGGTGACGCGCTCGACCTGGCCGCGCAGCGCGCCGTTGCTGGTGATGGTCCGGGTGAGCGGGGACCGGTCTTGAGCCGGCTTTGACGAGGGCGTCGATGACGTCGATCGCCCGGTACTGCCGGCTGTTCAGGTCCGTGGTGGTGATGGGTGATCTCGGCGAATGCGATGGGCTAATCCTCCTCGTCGGCGTTGAAGTGTTGGACGCGCAGGATCAGCACGACGTCGTCGCGGTAGTCCTCCTGGTACCAGACGATGACGGGCCCCTCGGCGTGGGTCTTCACGCCGGACGCGGACTCGCGGATGTCGTAGGGGTGGCCGATGCGCCGTACCCCGACCGCGTCCGCGATCCGCTGGGCGACCGTCTCGACCTCGGATCGCTGCGGCCCGCTCAGTCCGCCGGCGACGTGCTCGGCGTCAGGGAGGTACTCCCAAATCCAGTCGCTCACGCGGCGGCGGCCTCCGCCTCGGCAAGGATGCGGCCGAGTTCGGCGGAAGCCGCCCGGCGTTCCGCACGGTCCTCGGAGTCGGCGGTGATGCGCTCGCACTCCCGGAAGCGGGCGGCGAGCTCGGGCCACCGCTCGACGGCCACCCACACCCACCAGTGCTCGGTGAAGGCGCGGGCGGGCATGAGGCTGTACTCGTCGCGGGTCTGGGCGGTGGCCGAGGTCCAGTGCTCGTCGAAGCGGTCGAGCGCCGTCTGGTCGAGCCGTGCGACGGCGGCGCGGAGCGCTGCGGGCGTCTTCGCCGGCATGTCGATCAGAGGGCCGGTGGGGTTGTGGGGTGCGGTGCTCATGCGGCCGCGCTCCCCTCGGCGGGCTGCTCGATGAGGGTGGCGCGGTAGGCGGCGGCCAGGTTGGAGATGTGCTGCGGGGTGACGTCCAGAACGCGGGCGACGGCGGAGTTCCCGCCGCGTCCGTGGGTGACGGCGATGCGCCCCGCGGCTTCCGCGAGGGCTTCCCGGGCCTCGGTGATGGCGGTCTGCAGGCGGGCCAGCTCGCGCTGTTCGGCGGCGGTGAGCTCGGCCTGCCGGGCTCGGGTGCGGGGTGTGTCGCTCATGGGGGGAGTGTGCACCCTAAAGCGACTTAATTGCAATCTCTATTGCCATTAGGGGATCAGTTGCCAGATCAGTTCTTGCAACACGTTCGACGTTCCGGGTGCGGGTCGCCGAGTTCACCTCGTCGGCCACCGTCGCGCAACTCGGCGGGCTCGCTCCTTGCCGGTGCGTCGCCGTCCTTGGGGTCTGCGATTGAATAAGAGCAAGATCCTCCCATCGTTCCCTCCCATCGTTCCCTCCCATCGTTCCCTCACATTGCCGGCACCGGTGGTTCCCGCCCTGCCCGGGGCCCGCCACCGCTCCGGCCCGTCCGGCTCCTCCGCCCGCGCGGCCATCGCTGCCTTCCTCTCCTCCCTCCCCGGCGAGTCCACCCGCTCCCTGCGCCGCACCTACCTCCAGGAGTACACCGCCCACCTCGCCACCACCCACGACTGCCGCGAAGCAGACCTCACCCTCGCCGACCTCCTCGACCCCGCCCACGCCACCGCCTGGCTCGACGCCGCCGCCCGCGGCGAAACCCGCAGGCGCAACAGCCTGCGCGGACCCGCCGCCCCCGCCTCCGCCAACTCCATGGCCGCCCGCACCAGCACCCTCAACACCTTCTCCGCACACGCCGGCCACCCCCTCACCCTCACCGTCCCCAAACCCGAATTCGCCCCCCGCCTCAGCCCCACCGAAGCCCACCGCACCCTCAAACTCCTCACCGCCCACCAACCCGACGGCATCCTCACCTCCACCTGGGAACGCACCGTCGCCCTCATCGCCCTCGCCGTCACCACCGGCCACGGACTCGCCCACCTCCAGCCCATGACCCTCGACGACCTCCAGCTCGACCGCCCCCTCCCCCGCGCCCGCACCGCCGGAGCCTGGTACCCCCTCGACACCGTCAGCCGCCACGCCGTCGCCCGCTGGCACGACACCCACCACGCCCTCACCGCCGGCCACCGCAAAACCCTCCACGGCGGCGACGTCCACCAACTCTGGGTCACCACCGCCCCCGGCCGCCCCCGCGGCAACCGCCCCGCACCCCCCGCCGGCCTCCCCGCCGCCCGCCGCCCGCCGCACGCTCGAAGCCGCCCACCGCCGCCTGGTCACCCTCGCCCTCGGCACACCCCTCCTCCTCGAACAGTTCTGCCCCGCAGACACCAACGAC from Streptomyces sp. NBC_01264 encodes the following:
- a CDS encoding DUF6247 family protein yields the protein MSTAPHNPTGPLIDMPAKTPAALRAAVARLDQTALDRFDEHWTSATAQTRDEYSLMPARAFTEHWWVWVAVERWPELAARFRECERITADSEDRAERRAASAELGRILAEAEAAAA